ttctttttttattaattaactgTAAAAAGTGGAGGGGTCCATGACCCCACACAGATATCACCTTACTGTGCGCCATCTTTTATGAAACATTCTCGTGACATTGCATAACCCTCCACAGGATACATGGGTCACAGAGCATGATTATTAAGACTTTATTGCATCTGAATACCAGGGCCTAGTGTTGCACCCCGCTGCTAATGTGATTGGACAAGTGCACTTGATGCTCGCAAATGTTgccggggggagggggagtttGTTTTAGGCCTTATTGCACCTAAGTGGAAAAGATTAGTTTATTAAACCGGACACAGACATTTTTCATTGCACTTCATGTCTTGCTTTCATTTGGGAGAAGCAAGCCGTAAGCAGGTACTTCCTGCGGTTTAATCCGCCTGTCATGTTTTAGAAACGACATCCCGGTTTGGGTTTTTCTGTTCAtctaaaaacatagaaaaataaatacaaattaaaatttaaaaaaaactaaactaaaacttAAAGGAGCAAAGCGAGAAGATGAGACACCCACAAGTTACTGTTAACTACTCCCACGTGTCCTTTATCTGACAGATGTGCTTTGCAGAGTCCAGGTTGCCTGTATTTCAGAGGGTTTATAATGTCACAACAACGTACAGGTAAGTGTTATATTTACAGGACGACAACATTTGGATATATCCACTTGATTTCTAGCCGCAGTAACTCATGCTGCAACACCTCCAACTTGGGAGCGTGCCCACCTCGACATGGCAGAAACAGGTGCGACCATTCCTCACTACACAGCATACTGGGCCTTTGCTCCATATAATGTGTTGGatttgtaaataaacaaaaacctATGTAGCCATGAATGTTGGTGGCACAAGAACATGTTGCACACCCCAAATAGCAcagtgtggtgtggtgtgtgtgtgtgtggggggggggctgtttcaGAAGAGGGGCTATGGAGAGTGTTCCTCTTAACACAGTTCAAGTATGCACATATTCAAGGCAAAAACCATTCACACATTACAAACTAAAAGCAAAATTTATAGCAGCAAACTGAGAACAGctttcaggaggaaacacaaattGACAGTGCAAAGTGAGACACTGGGAAGCAAGGATAAGCCTCATTATGTATTTGCGAGTGAGTGACTATATTCTGAGTCCCGAGTCTTTGCAGTACAGTAACAGCTGATCCAGTCACTCAGTTCATGAAGTCCAACTCTCTCCAGGCAGGTAGCTGAGGACATCGATGAAAACATGGTACTGTAATACTTTAGACTCTTACCTGAATAACAAAGATGATTAAGACCGATTCACAGACCCACTTCCTGTAAACCCAGCAGTTGCTCTGAATTGCTTTGTAACAAAAGAGAAAATCTGAACGGAGGACTTGGCGATTGATAAGTTCAGAATTCGCCCGCTCTGTAGTACTTCATGCCAAATGTGCGAGACCAGATCACCACAACCTGGACCGGAAGTGCAAATCAAGCCCAGAAATGTTATCtggaactttttttaaatttttttactttcttttatttaaatggagTCCCATTAAGGTTATGTCACTTTCAAGTGAACCCCATCATGTACAGAAGGATTATATGGGTAAACTCATTCAGATGTAACCATCATGTTGTGCCTTATAACAATGGAGTGCAGAGTTTACTTGAGTAGGTAGCCCTTCTCTGCAATGCACACCTGTTTGCccttttttaattcagtttccCATCAGTCAATGCCACCCTCAAATCAACATCTACAACAGCGGCTTTAGGTTGAACAAATCCTGAGCCATCTTGTGAGATGTACTATGGAATAGAGATGAGCGATGTGGGCTTGAACACGGCATCTAGGAGCTCCTATAGCTGTTGAAATGTCTCCTAAAGGGTTGTTTTAATAAAGTCcaaaaataaatccaataaaTCTAAACAAGGATGAGTCGCTTTCAATTCTtgccctgctctctctcccttccatTCTATTTTCCAGTGATGTTCTTTCCCCCATCTCACACGGTTGAGTTCTAGGGCACAACTTTGGACAACATGTGCAAAGGGAGTTTCACTCTTCCATCTTGTGTTTTATTCTGCTCTGTTGCTTATTCATCCATTTGGGAACAGCTCGGGTAAAAAAAACGGCTGCATCCATTATCTTCAGATTCCAACAATCCTGCCTCGAGAGTGGCCAAAGGGTCCTGTCAATCATGCAAGCCAGTCAGTAGGACgggagagacgaggaggcggGCTGCAGGGTGCCGGAGGAGTTTGAACGTCTCatgtgagggaggaggtaggAGTCCGAGCACAGTTGGTGAACATCAAACCGGTCCTCCTTGCGGTAAGCCAGACAGCGCCTGATAAATGCCTGCAGATCAGAACATATATCATAAAGTGTGCTTTTGTAGACTCAATATATTTACTTTGAAAAACTGAACATTTTGTCTACTTGGAGGCAAAGACTGTACTTTGAACTGTTATTTGTATAGCAATACATTATTGACGATAAGAGATGTTCCagcatgtttacatgttatTAAATAGCCAACATGTTCCAAAGTTCTGGTTGACATTAAAACTAAAATTATGGTAGAATTGCATAACACCAATGTCTCAACTCGGTTAAGAAAGGGTTGGGCCGAATGATGATAAATACCCTGAGACGATTCATTTGCCAACTGTCACTGTGCTTTGATGTTACCATCCCTTTATTATCCCCGCTTTATACTTTATAGAAGGACTCATACAGGGCTGCTTTGTGGAGGTTTTGGATTTGTTAATATATACACCTTGATGTTTCGAGTATTTAAATCACAGCTTAATATCATATAACCATGTGACAAAATGTACGTGCTATGTGCTTCACTAAATAAGAAATAGCCAGCTGCTGTTTACCTTCAAATAACAGTTTACTTGTATCTGCCTGACAAGAAACCATGAACTATGATAGGGAACACATTTTTCGGATTATTCCGACACTACAGCACAAATGTCATTACCTAATGTCATTGACATTTCTGTAACATCGTATTGAGATCACATAtacataggtgtgtgtgtgtgtgtgtgtgttaccttggccTCTGTGCTGGCCTGTGGTTTAGCAGGGAACTGGACCTCTGTGGCTTTGAGGATGGTGTTTTCCTGGAGAATATCCTGCTGTGACTGGTTGTGACCAAACGGCtgggaaaacaaaacataaaatcacaaataatgCGATGTCTTTACCATTGTCCCAACTCTTGTGAGTGGAAACTGAAAAAATAATTTACTAAGAAAAAATTGCCTCTCAGAATTGGCCCAATTGGCCCGTCATGGTCATTGAATCCATTTTCAACAATCTACTGCAGGTGTGTATGGTCTTCTGAGTTTGTTTGCTTTCTCCAGTGTAGCAGGTGATGTGCAGTGTTGTACCTTGCGTCCGTAGAGGCACTGGAAGAAGATCACTCCCACAGACCAGACATCCACCTTGTTGGAGATTTTAGGTGGCTCCTTCCCCACCACAAAACACTCTGGAGGAAGGtacctgaaaacacacagaatgcaatcaatttaaaaaatgtaaaataataatcagaCTCCTTGACTTTTATAACATAAAAGTAGTGAGAATTTGCGTAATTCTTTGAAAAATACTGTCACAACCCACAGTTCATAAGATAATGAATAAGGTTGTGCTACAAGAAAATGGCCAAGAATACAAGACGGATAACGTGTGTTGAACATTTCACATTGACCATAAAAGGAGGCTTTAACACATGTTACCATGAGGGGcgttgctctgtgtgtgtgtgtgtgtgtgtgtcttaccagTAGGTGCCTGCCCCCTGGGACGTGAGGTCCATTCCGTCCACACCATAGTTATCATCATCCATAATCTTAGACAGGCCAAAGTCTGTGATTTTGATCTCTCCACATGCAGTACCATCCACCAATAAGATGTTACCTGCGCACCACACAAGACTATGAGACTCAGGAAAGTGTGCGAGACAGAATGATTGACACCAGATCAGGTTCACATACAGGGAAGGATTTGTTTGAACTACAGCATTATCAAGAAATGCCCTGCATTGCAAACGAAGCAGTGTAATTATTCatcagattattatttatttatctacatCTAATGACATGTTCGAATCATCCAAAACAGTTTTGAACACATGACCCACCGGGTTTGAGGTCGTAGTGGATGATGGGGGGTTTGATTTCGTTGAGGTAGCGCAGGGCGCTGACAATCTGCATGACAATGGAGCGGGCCTCCTTCTCTGACATCAGCTTGTTTTTGCTTCAGGTAGAAGTCCAGTTCGTTGCCTTCACAGAACTCTAGAACTGTACAGAACCTGGGAGGGCAGAGGATGGAGAGTGTATTCTAAGAGCTGGAAAGACTGAAGGTTAAGAGGAAAAATTgcactttctcctcctctgcatggaggtcaggggtcagagtCAGGACTTTCTGCTACCGGGTGAGAATGACTTAGTTTCCAGCAGGGAATGTGAGCTGAAAAGTCTTTGCGAACATGGTACAATAGGAGCGGGGCCCACGCTCAACCTTTGTACATATAGGTGTTTTCATCTGTTTATCTGACAGATATACAGTATCGTAACATTAGCTAGGAGGagtttttatgtctctttgaGTGCAGGTGACTAAAGTTCACCTGCTTAGTTAACAATTAAACCTTCAAAAATAACTTCCATTGTCCGGGCATGTTAATGTTGAATCATACGGTTGGTAAAGTGCTTTTACCACATTTAGTATTTCCCAATCTGATAACACCCCTGTGATGTTTGCTCTTACACGTAGCACCCACTGACGTAGAGCCCTGAGGCAGAATACAAACAACTCCTGTATTATTTCAATACTTACTGGGTAGGGCCTTTTCAAAGGTTTGGATCTTACTGAAGCGCACCATGTTGTTTTAAAGCCACTGTACAAATGCTTTTAACCCAGTGCCGAGTAATAAAGAAACCTCAGGATATGTCAAACAGTGCTGCAgctgtcagaggtcagaggtcagaggtgacTCACGTGTCAGTATCCAGGGAGAAGTAGTCATACAGCTTGACTATTCTGGGATGGTCCAGCTGTTTGTGTATCCGGTACTCCCTGCATGCATGCCTGGAAGGAAATAAATGTCAAAGTAATGAGCAAGTTACTGAAGAAATATTTTGTCTTTgattatcttgtgtgtgtgtgtgtgtgcgtgtgtgtgtgtgtgtgtgtgtgtgtgtgcgacctaCTTGTGGTagttctcctttttctcctctctcccagtTTTTGTGAGCTGGTGGATTTTAACAGCTGCGTAGCGCTGCTCAAACAGGTCAAAAGCCTGCGTGACAAgaatacacgcacacattttgTCTGCCTAAACATATTTTACAGGGAGAGGGAATAGAAAACCAAGTCCCAACCACACAGACATTACCTTATAGACTTCACTGAAGCCACCCCTGCCCAGCAATGTGCAGCAGCAGGTACCTCTCATTCAAGGTGGGATGGTCTTTAAACCTTTGAGGAGGCACAACATTGTTAAGTTGCTTCTACCTGATTCTTGCGTCACCTTTAAAACAAGCGCTTCTCAAATGGATTTTATCGCACTTCCATATTCAAAAAGTCTTTTAACTACAAAAGGCTTTCTCTAATAAATGTTTGAATTGACAAAATaagcaaacacattttgaaaagcgGATTTATGATTTACATTCATAAAGCAGATTTGTAGTCCAAGTCTTAACCATTAGGCTACTTGGCCTGTTATGGTGCTGTATGTAGAACAGACTTACGCTGAGCTGTCCTCGTTGTTTATCCTCTTCAGCTCTCGGATGTGGAGGTTCCTTACCCGCTCCAACCGCTCCAGCTCTGCCTGGATCTCTGCTTCCTCCTGTAAAATTATGTGAAATTGTTTCTTTCCCTGTTTGAAATTTCATGGACTTAAAACCCATGTATGTAATCGAACAATGTAATATTACAGCTGCCATTTAGCAGAATTAATAATCTTCTATGCATTGTTTTAATTACAGTCTAAATGTTTCAATGTACATTTCAATAGATAAACATGTCTTATGGTCCAAATATGTTAAGTCAATTGCAAAATAATTCGACCAACCTTCTTCAGATGTCCTAGGCGAAGCTTGAAGATTTCTTCCTGCTCGTGGTACTCAGCGAGTGTCAGTCTGAACAAATATGTACTATTAGAAATCTCAAACTAAAGAGGATTTGTGAAGATCTAAAAAGGGGCCTATGATGTATGGCCACTAAGTTCTAcagacaaaacaatacaaacaggGGACAATCATCCCTCATTATTTATGGCCCAACATCTACGAGTGTTACACTGACAGTATGGAGATATTTGTACTCACAGCTGGGGCAAGGAGGGCTTGAGAAACGGGTCAGAGTCGTTGCCGTTGACCACCTTAGTTTTCCGCTGCTTGGCTTCAGAAGTGGAGGCAaccgagagggagggagatgcaGGGTTAGGAGGCTTCCTCTTGGCCAGCAGCTTCCTCTGTCGCTCTATGTCCTCCCTCTGCTGGTTGATGCCCTCCTGTTGCCTGTATAGTGTGGTATAGGGAAAGAGTCATGTGGGAAATACTGTAGCAGGCAATAGACAATCTTTCATATGCTTTGCTCCTGGCTGTGAAGTGAAGCTTGCATAATAATTCCATTTAACAGCCACTTCATGTCTGACCTTATAACATGGTTTAGCGCTGCAACACTTGTCGAAATCTAAAACGTTTAGTctgttaaaatgtgtgaaaactgTGCATGCGTTTGCCGTCACTCACTTGATCAGGTTCTGGAATGCGTATCCGTCCGTCCACTGCTCTGTGTAGGACGCTCCGTGTCTGACAGTGTGAAGTGACCGAGACGGGAGACGGTCCTGCATGCTTTTCTCACGACATGACTGCTTCTCCTGGGTGCTCTGTTCACAAAACAGGCAaacattagacaaacatgtgaCAAATGACACAAAGCCCTCCCCTAGAACTTCTCTCCACCCAGACTAAATGTGTCAACACCAACTCCAACGCACAACCTTCTTTAAATACCTTTAAGCATACGTTAAATTAAATGGTGCAAATGTAAACTGGTTCACGTATGAACTACACTGCGGACTGAAATCTCTACTAACAGAGTGACGGCTGACTAATCAGACGGATCCAACGCAGGTTGTCCTCGCTGCACTGCAATCATATAGAAACTATGATAATTTGGTCTCTCTCCAGTGTACAGGTGCTGTCTGACTCCGTCCTGCTCTCCTTGCAGTTCTCATACCCAACACCACAACAGAGGTTACATATTACAATTTTGCCCTCAGGAGTTGGACCAAAGCAGAGCTAAAACACCAGAGAATATCAAACTTATTATCGGAAAAGCTGTTTCTCTATGCAAGTAGCAGGTGCAAGTTGCGAGTTAAGAATATGAGACAATAGTCTCCGTTAGGCTTATACAGTGGGATGCGTCTGTCAggttgtttttcctttctgcCCATGAGGGAACAAAAATGTCTCAATACAGATGGTTTTCTTTCAACCAAGTGTATGATGGATACACAAAAGggtgtgcatgcatgcaaagACAGATACCTTCTCTATAAGCAGTTTCTTGCTCATGGTGATGCACTTATTGAGCCTCTCCTTGTATTTCTCCAGGAGTTTCTGCTGTTCATCTATCTGCCTCCGCAAGTCACAGTTAGCCTGATAAGGAAAAACAGCAGGACTGCATTAAGTTTGGATGTGTAGTTATGAACACAGTACAAACCTGCTGTACATTAGAAAGTTGTCCTTTCATGCACTCTCCATCAAAACTCAGTTTATGGATGCTGAACCTACTCTGAGCAGGTCATCGATAcgtccctcttttttttccaggtccAGACTCTTGTTGCTCTCCAGAGCGGCAAGTTTCAGGCCTGTTAGCTCTGTCTAAAGGATTCAGACAAAGATGAACCAGTCAGAGgtgtattaataaatatacaataaagtATCTCATGTGAGTGTTTAATGTATGCATGACATTACCTGGACACACTTGCTGGAGGAGGCTTTGGGATTGTGTTCTCCAAAACACAGACTCGTAGGAGAGGAGCTATTTTGCCGGATCTATAGACAAAGAGGGATTTTTAAACCTTGTAATGAAACACAGAAAATCACATCCACCTCATGTGCAACTACCTCAACCAATAAACCATGTGTAA
This Cyclopterus lumpus isolate fCycLum1 chromosome 17, fCycLum1.pri, whole genome shotgun sequence DNA region includes the following protein-coding sequences:
- the LOC117746247 gene encoding LOW QUALITY PROTEIN: serine/threonine-protein kinase tousled-like 1-B (The sequence of the model RefSeq protein was modified relative to this genomic sequence to represent the inferred CDS: deleted 2 bases in 2 codons), with amino-acid sequence MSVQSNSGSGGGSLEATPSWSQLSSSPTISQQHITATAKSKEGPMEELHSLDPRRQELLEARFTGAVSGNTGGSTGSTSGGAKGLANESSNHSYGSLGSSSDKESENSDLKRGSSPAYSTPEKKHSESSRGRKRKADTYSESSQGKTSTRGPKISDYFDGGNGSSPVRGLPSARRSPQNSHSAPGSIIRQNSSSPTSLCFGEHNPKASSSKCVQTELTGLKLAALESNKSLDLEKKEGRIDDLLRANCDLRRQIDEQQKLLEKYKERLNKCITMSKKLLIEKSTQEKQSCREKSMQDRLPSRSLHTVRHGASYTEQWTDGYAFQNLIKQQEGINQQREDIERQRKLLAKRKPPNPASPSLSVASTSEAKQRKTKVVNGNDSDPFLKPSLPQLLTLAEYHEQEEIFKLRLGHLKKEEAEIQAELERLERVRNLHIRELKRINNEDSSAFKDHPTLNERYLLLHLLGRGGFSEVYKAFDLFEQRYAAVKIHQLTKTGREEKKENYHKHACREYRIHKQLDHPRIVKLYDYFSLDTDTFCTVLEFCEGNELDFYLKQNKLMSEKEARSIVMQIVSALRYLNEIKPPIIHYDLKPGNILLVDGTACGEIKITDFGLSKIMDDDNYGVDGMDLTSQGAGTYWYLPPECFVVGKEPPKISNKVDVWSVGVIFFQCLYGRKPFGHNQSQQDILQENTILKATEVQFPAKPQASTEAKAFIRRCLAYRKEDRFDVHQLCSDSYLLPHMRRSNSSGTLQPASSSLPSY